Within Fusarium keratoplasticum isolate Fu6.1 chromosome 8, whole genome shotgun sequence, the genomic segment AAGCACGTGTGTCGCGCTACgagttcaacaccaagacgcGCGACCACATGTTTTGTCCCAAATGCGGTGCAAGCATCGGCATTGATTTCAAGAGATTCAAGCCCGATAAGCCGTATTACGGTATCAGTGTACGTATCTTCACCTCTGAGTCGCTTAAATTGTGTCAAGAACTGACAACCCTCCAGGTGAGACAGTTCAACGATGTGGACCTTGATTCGCTCAAGTACAAGAAGTTTGACGGTATTCACAAAATGGTGCCGGCAGGTGATTTGTCTGGGGTTGAAATCAATGCAGAAACGGGCGAGCCCACATCTTCTGGATCCCAGAAATAGAAGCTGTCAGTGATTTTTGAGAAACACCTGGCGTTGTTTGGAGATATCCGGTGGTGTGGTGTAAAGGGGGCTGGAGGGTGGTTGGACGGGCACGCCAATAGACGAATAGAGAAATGTATCGAGATCATTGTCGTTTCACCGATCGTCGCAGGTGTGCAAGCCATTTACGCAAGTTcttggaggtggagggaTGACGATCCGCGCCATCATTGGTTTTAGCTTGAACTGACATGTTCCTTGTCCGCCTGGGCCAGAATCCGGGACCTTGAATCCACTTGATGGAGAGATTCAGCCCTTGGCCTGCAGGAATCAAGTCTTCTGATGGTTATTCAAGCTATCAATTTTGTGAGGGGAGACATTGTATCAAGAACTGATGCTTGAGATTAACCGTTGGTGACAATTCCAGCAACGTCACTGGCTTTCTCGTGGCGCTGAAACCCTGCCAGACATTAGAGGTCTTGCAGGGAGCTCTCCCGCTATGGCCCCCTCCACGCGGCTCCTCGCGCACCAAAAACGGATCGACGCGTAGCGCCATCACGGCCGCAAGCTGCTTAAAGCTCCCCCACTGCAGCTATCTCCGG encodes:
- a CDS encoding CENP-V/GFA domain-containing protein; translated protein: MATEEPKAEATYEAGCHCGYISLSVTLSPPLPEHEVLHCNCSICRRGGYLLVYPFHPKVTWHHDSEARVSRYEFNTKTRDHMFCPKCGASIGIDFKRFKPDKPYYGISVRQFNDVDLDSLKYKKFDGIHKMVPAGDLSGVEINAETGEPTSSGSQK